A single genomic interval of Phreatobacter oligotrophus harbors:
- a CDS encoding outer membrane protein: MKKLLLATTALVAFAAGAQAADLGVPRSPVAAAVVAPAFNWTGFYLGAHLGAVVNQDRVNIPGYGALGLYTRSPTSLMVGGQLGYNYQVNNVVFGLEADLSYLAGSRTGLSGNGGAELFRVRPDYNGSIRGRLGFAADRALFYVTGGVAFHGLTANFDLPFNGPRKYNYVGGTVGAGVEYAVTNNWSVRGEYLYGFYGTKTAVFNGPVDIRPQTHTFRVGVNYLFSTGPSAVVARY; encoded by the coding sequence ATGAAGAAGCTTCTCCTCGCCACCACGGCGCTCGTCGCCTTCGCCGCTGGCGCCCAGGCTGCCGATCTCGGTGTGCCGCGCTCGCCCGTCGCCGCGGCGGTTGTCGCTCCGGCCTTCAACTGGACTGGTTTCTATCTCGGCGCCCACCTCGGTGCCGTGGTCAACCAGGACCGCGTCAACATTCCGGGTTATGGCGCTCTCGGTCTGTACACTCGTTCTCCGACGAGCCTCATGGTCGGCGGCCAGCTCGGGTACAACTATCAGGTGAACAACGTCGTCTTTGGTCTGGAGGCGGACCTCAGTTACCTGGCTGGCTCAAGAACTGGTCTTTCTGGCAACGGTGGTGCTGAGCTCTTTCGGGTTCGCCCAGACTATAACGGGTCGATCCGCGGCCGCCTTGGCTTCGCTGCTGATCGGGCCCTGTTCTATGTCACCGGCGGCGTTGCGTTTCACGGCCTGACTGCAAACTTTGATCTCCCCTTCAATGGTCCGCGGAAGTACAACTACGTTGGTGGAACCGTCGGTGCGGGCGTCGAATATGCGGTGACCAACAATTGGTCGGTCCGTGGTGAATACCTCTATGGTTTCTATGGCACCAAGACCGCTGTATTCAATGGTCCCGTGGATATCCGGCCGCAGACCCACACATTCCGGGTCGGCGTGAACTACCTCTTCTCGACCGGCCCCTCAGCCGTCGTCGCGCGCTACTGA
- a CDS encoding outer membrane protein, whose translation MVVLGIPQLVEPALLLCRTHPMKKLLLATTALVAFATGAQAADLGVPRSPVAAAVVAPAFSWTGFYIGAHAGYGFGNSRFVGGGVFPTSVNGPLIGGQVGFNYQINQIVLGVEADLAFTAITGRPGNFPTISHRTNMLGSLRARGGFAVDRALLYVTGGLGFQGAATAQTPGPAEKYTRTGWTLGAGVEYALTQNWTAKLEYSYYNFGTRTLGPIYAGTVRSDIHTVKIGVNYLFSTGPSAVVARY comes from the coding sequence ATGGTCGTGCTCGGCATTCCGCAGCTGGTCGAACCGGCGCTACTCCTGTGCAGGACGCACCCCATGAAGAAGCTTCTCCTCGCGACCACGGCTCTCGTCGCCTTCGCCACCGGCGCCCAGGCTGCCGATCTCGGCGTGCCGCGCTCGCCGGTTGCCGCTGCGGTCGTCGCTCCGGCCTTCTCCTGGACCGGTTTCTATATCGGCGCCCATGCCGGGTATGGCTTTGGTAATTCCCGGTTCGTCGGAGGCGGCGTGTTCCCGACGTCGGTCAACGGTCCTCTGATCGGCGGCCAGGTTGGCTTCAATTACCAGATCAACCAGATCGTCCTTGGCGTTGAAGCTGACCTCGCTTTCACTGCTATCACCGGCCGTCCCGGGAACTTTCCGACGATTTCGCACCGCACGAATATGCTGGGGTCCCTGCGCGCCCGCGGTGGTTTCGCTGTCGATCGCGCCCTTCTCTACGTGACCGGCGGTCTCGGTTTCCAGGGCGCCGCCACGGCTCAGACCCCGGGCCCGGCTGAGAAGTACACCCGGACGGGCTGGACCCTCGGCGCGGGCGTCGAGTACGCCCTGACCCAGAATTGGACCGCCAAGCTGGAATACAGCTACTACAACTTCGGCACGCGCACCCTCGGCCCGATTTATGCTGGAACCGTGCGTTCCGACATCCACACGGTGAAGATCGGCGTGAACTACCTCTTCTCGACCGGCCCCTCGGCCGTGGTCGCGCGCTACTGA
- a CDS encoding N-acyl amino acid synthase FeeM domain-containing protein, with product MRRVDYRRVVTAAEREAVFRLRYDCYLREGAILPNETGLFADDFDDAPNVFIFGLHLDGVLASSIRVHVASPAHPIAPALSVFGDVLGPRIARGEVIVDPTRFVVDQELSRIHPGLAYATVRMGMLAAEYAEADYALATVRTEHRAFYKRLLFMEPVGEPRLYPNLKNPINLMGVSFPLMRQRVYDRYPFMTSTREEQDRLFGPRPERSMAVPMTGEALEAAAAA from the coding sequence GTGCGGCGTGTGGATTACCGGCGGGTGGTGACCGCCGCCGAGCGTGAGGCGGTGTTCCGCCTGCGCTACGACTGCTACCTCCGGGAGGGCGCGATCCTTCCCAATGAGACGGGCCTCTTCGCAGACGACTTCGACGATGCGCCGAATGTCTTCATCTTCGGGCTGCATCTCGACGGTGTTCTGGCGAGTTCCATCCGCGTTCATGTCGCAAGCCCCGCTCACCCCATCGCGCCGGCTCTCTCGGTGTTCGGGGATGTGCTCGGGCCGCGCATTGCGCGGGGCGAGGTGATCGTCGATCCGACGCGCTTCGTCGTCGACCAGGAGCTGTCGCGGATCCATCCGGGCCTCGCCTATGCCACCGTGCGCATGGGCATGCTGGCGGCCGAATATGCCGAGGCCGACTATGCGCTGGCGACGGTCCGCACCGAGCATCGCGCCTTCTACAAGCGCCTGCTGTTCATGGAACCGGTCGGCGAGCCGCGGCTCTACCCGAACCTGAAGAACCCCATCAACCTGATGGGCGTGTCCTTCCCTCTGATGCGGCAGCGTGTCTATGATCGCTATCCGTTCATGACCTCCACCCGCGAGGAGCAGGACCGGCTCTTCGGTCCCCGCCCCGAGCGGAGCATGGCAGTGCCGATGACGGGCGAAGCGCTGGAGGCTGCCGCGGCGGCCTGA
- a CDS encoding aldehyde dehydrogenase family protein — protein sequence MTASPEAITPPRGLARAYLNVVDGKSVAAASGATLDVVGPSDGAVISSMPRSSAEDVDRAVAAARRAFEEGPWGRMTATERGRLLCKLADAILANHEELSLLESIDTGKPARQGKADITAAARYFEFYGTAADKVHGETIPFLNGYTVAVVRDPHGVTAHIVPWNYPAQIFGRSVAASLACGNTCVVKPAEDACLSLIRICELALEVGFPPGVINLLTGLGEEAGAALSAHRGIDFISFTGSPEVGTLIQSAAARNHIGCTLELGGKSPQVVFKDADFDAAVPTLVNAIIQNGGQTCSAGSRMLVERAAYDELVGRVAERFKTVRVGAWDMDLDCGPMITRGQKKRVEDFVARARADGIPVLAEGALAPNLPPNGFYVAPTLFGPVPRTNSLACDEVFGPVLSAIPFDDEEDAIRLANGTDYGLVAGVWSRDAKRSMRVARAMRCGQVFVNGYGAGGGIELPFGGVKKSGHGREKGFEALYEFSASKTVVINHG from the coding sequence ATGACCGCCAGCCCTGAGGCCATCACCCCGCCCCGCGGCCTCGCCCGCGCCTATCTCAATGTCGTCGACGGCAAGTCGGTCGCGGCGGCGAGCGGCGCGACCCTCGACGTGGTCGGCCCGTCCGATGGCGCCGTGATCTCCTCCATGCCGCGCTCGTCTGCCGAGGACGTGGACCGGGCGGTCGCCGCCGCCCGCCGCGCCTTCGAGGAGGGTCCCTGGGGCCGCATGACCGCGACCGAGCGCGGCCGCCTGCTCTGCAAGCTCGCCGATGCGATCCTTGCCAACCACGAAGAACTCTCGCTCCTGGAGAGCATCGACACCGGCAAGCCCGCCCGCCAGGGCAAGGCCGACATCACCGCCGCCGCCCGCTATTTCGAGTTCTACGGCACGGCCGCCGACAAGGTGCATGGCGAGACCATCCCCTTCCTCAACGGCTACACGGTCGCCGTGGTGCGCGATCCCCACGGCGTCACCGCCCACATCGTGCCGTGGAACTATCCCGCGCAGATCTTCGGCCGCTCGGTGGCGGCCTCGCTCGCCTGCGGCAACACCTGCGTGGTGAAGCCGGCCGAGGATGCCTGCCTCTCGCTCATCCGCATCTGCGAGCTGGCGCTCGAGGTCGGCTTCCCGCCGGGCGTCATCAACCTGCTCACCGGCCTCGGCGAGGAGGCGGGCGCCGCCCTCTCCGCCCATCGCGGCATCGACTTCATCTCCTTCACCGGCTCGCCGGAGGTCGGCACGCTGATCCAGTCGGCGGCGGCGCGGAACCACATCGGCTGCACCCTGGAACTCGGCGGCAAGTCGCCCCAGGTCGTGTTCAAGGATGCCGATTTCGACGCGGCTGTGCCGACCCTGGTCAACGCCATCATCCAGAACGGCGGCCAGACCTGCTCGGCGGGCTCGCGCATGCTGGTGGAGCGCGCCGCCTATGACGAGCTCGTCGGCCGCGTCGCCGAGCGCTTCAAGACCGTGCGCGTCGGCGCCTGGGACATGGACCTCGACTGCGGACCGATGATCACCCGCGGCCAGAAGAAGCGCGTCGAGGACTTCGTCGCCCGCGCCCGCGCCGACGGCATTCCGGTCCTCGCCGAGGGCGCCCTCGCGCCGAACCTGCCGCCGAACGGCTTCTACGTCGCCCCGACCCTCTTCGGCCCGGTGCCGCGCACCAACTCGCTCGCCTGCGACGAGGTCTTCGGCCCGGTCCTCTCCGCCATTCCCTTCGATGACGAGGAGGACGCCATCCGCCTCGCCAACGGCACCGATTACGGCCTCGTCGCCGGCGTCTGGAGCCGCGACGCCAAGCGCTCCATGCGGGTGGCCCGCGCCATGCGCTGCGGCCAGGTCTTCGTCAACGGCTACGGCGCCGGCGGCGGCATCGAGCTGCCCTTCGGCGGCGTGAAGAAGTCCGGCCACGGCCGCGAGAAGGGGTTCGAGGCGCTCTACGAGTTCTCCGCCTCCAAGACCGTCGTCATCAACCACGGCTGA
- a CDS encoding putative bifunctional diguanylate cyclase/phosphodiesterase: MSVTRNGPENTARELPVEVYVSMVDALYEDVRSLLLGVLAALAGTVYVAVLTGNPILVGFPFAIVLIAAGRVLRMRAYRRERRDVRSAEQARRWEREYTIGANLLVFTIGLWCLACFVLTTLPSAHLFCVAVALSYMVGVGGRNFANGPFVDNQIALLCAPLVLGMVMTGNWDYLILACFAVPFFASVRSIARRLRDILLNAIIAKRDVSLLADRFDTALNNMPHGLAMFDADGRVLVVNRRWSEILPIDPETITTRSRCEAIIAAYVELGLLSERDGGRIIEAVGTRRGDLASSQLEVTAGDRNVDMTFQPMESGGLVVAIEDITEKRRTEARIAHMARHDALTGLPNRSLYQERLEAALAMMNGDDMLAVLFVDLDNFQQINDTLGHSMGDAVLIEVADRLRFTVGENDVVARFSADEFVILQTGARSEHDVISLAGRVIETVGDIVQVEGKAIACGASVGIALAPRDGTDADQLLKSADMALARAKAGGRGMLHFYEEEMDRRAQARRAIEMDLRRALQNDELAVYFQPLLNLKTLSVTTCEALVRWPHPVRGMISPAEFIPVAEETGLVLEMGRQVMRKACLACAGWPDGVRVAVNLSSVQFERDDVVAVVAEALSISGLDPSRLELEITETLLLKDSAPVLETLERLKAMGVRVSLDDFGTGYSSLSYLHKFPIDKVKIDRSFVRPITTDRKAAKLLRGVTRLGAELGLAVVVEGVETHEQLKMIDAAGVVTEIQGFILSPAVPDAQVRAMMGRTAKDLLTKAA; the protein is encoded by the coding sequence GTGAGCGTCACCCGCAACGGTCCTGAGAACACAGCGCGCGAGTTGCCGGTCGAGGTGTATGTCTCGATGGTCGATGCGCTGTACGAGGACGTGCGCTCGCTGCTCCTCGGCGTGCTCGCCGCCCTCGCCGGCACCGTTTACGTCGCCGTCCTCACCGGCAATCCCATCCTCGTCGGCTTTCCCTTCGCCATCGTCCTCATCGCTGCGGGGCGCGTCTTGCGCATGCGCGCCTACCGGCGGGAACGCCGTGATGTCCGCAGCGCCGAACAGGCGCGGCGCTGGGAGCGCGAGTACACGATTGGCGCCAATCTCCTGGTTTTCACCATCGGCCTGTGGTGCCTCGCCTGCTTCGTGCTGACGACGCTGCCGAGCGCGCATCTCTTCTGCGTGGCCGTGGCACTGTCCTACATGGTCGGCGTCGGCGGGCGGAACTTCGCCAACGGTCCCTTCGTCGACAACCAGATCGCCCTGCTGTGCGCGCCGCTGGTGCTCGGCATGGTGATGACCGGCAACTGGGACTACCTGATCCTCGCCTGCTTCGCGGTGCCGTTCTTCGCCAGCGTGCGCAGCATCGCCCGGCGCCTGCGCGACATCCTGCTCAATGCCATCATCGCCAAGCGCGACGTTTCGCTGCTGGCCGACCGCTTCGACACGGCGCTCAATAACATGCCGCATGGCCTCGCCATGTTCGATGCCGATGGCCGGGTGCTGGTCGTCAACCGTCGCTGGAGCGAGATCCTCCCCATCGATCCCGAGACCATCACCACCCGCTCGCGCTGCGAGGCGATCATCGCGGCCTATGTCGAACTCGGCCTCCTGTCGGAGCGCGATGGTGGCCGCATCATCGAGGCGGTCGGCACGCGGCGCGGCGATCTCGCCAGCAGCCAGCTCGAGGTCACCGCCGGCGACCGCAATGTCGACATGACCTTCCAGCCGATGGAGTCGGGCGGGCTGGTCGTTGCCATCGAGGACATCACGGAGAAGCGCCGCACCGAGGCCCGCATCGCCCACATGGCCCGCCATGACGCGCTGACCGGCCTGCCGAACCGCTCGCTCTACCAGGAGCGGCTGGAGGCGGCGCTGGCGATGATGAACGGCGACGACATGCTGGCCGTCCTCTTCGTCGACCTCGACAATTTCCAGCAGATCAACGACACGCTCGGCCACAGCATGGGCGATGCGGTGCTGATCGAGGTCGCGGACCGGCTGCGCTTCACCGTCGGCGAGAACGACGTGGTCGCCCGCTTCAGCGCCGACGAATTCGTCATCCTGCAGACCGGAGCCCGCAGCGAGCACGATGTCATCTCGCTCGCCGGCCGGGTCATCGAGACCGTCGGCGATATCGTGCAGGTCGAGGGCAAGGCCATTGCCTGCGGCGCCTCCGTCGGCATTGCCCTCGCGCCGCGCGACGGCACCGATGCCGACCAGCTCCTCAAGAGCGCCGACATGGCGCTCGCCCGCGCCAAGGCCGGCGGCCGCGGCATGCTGCATTTCTACGAAGAAGAGATGGACCGTCGCGCCCAGGCCCGTCGCGCCATCGAGATGGACCTGCGCCGGGCGCTGCAGAACGACGAACTGGCCGTCTATTTCCAGCCGCTTTTGAACCTCAAGACGCTCAGCGTCACCACCTGCGAGGCGCTGGTGCGCTGGCCCCACCCGGTCCGCGGCATGATCTCGCCGGCCGAATTCATACCCGTGGCCGAAGAGACCGGCCTCGTCCTCGAGATGGGCCGCCAGGTCATGCGCAAGGCCTGCCTCGCCTGTGCCGGGTGGCCGGACGGGGTCCGCGTCGCGGTGAACCTCTCCTCGGTGCAGTTCGAGCGCGACGACGTGGTCGCGGTGGTGGCCGAGGCGCTGAGCATCAGCGGGCTCGACCCCTCACGCCTGGAGCTTGAGATCACCGAGACGCTGCTGCTGAAGGACTCGGCCCCCGTGCTCGAGACGCTCGAGCGGCTGAAGGCGATGGGCGTGCGCGTATCGCTGGATGATTTCGGCACGGGCTATTCGAGCCTCAGCTATCTCCACAAGTTCCCGATCGACAAGGTCAAGATCGACCGGTCCTTCGTCCGGCCGATCACCACCGACCGCAAGGCCGCCAAGCTGCTGCGCGGCGTCACCCGCCTCGGCGCGGAACTTGGCCTCGCCGTCGTGGTGGAGGGCGTGGAGACCCACGAGCAGCTCAAGATGATCGATGCTGCGGGTGTCGTGACGGAGATCCAGGGCTTCATCCTGAGCCCCGCCGTGCCCGATGCGCAGGTCAGGGCGATGATGGGCCGGACCGCCAAGGATCTACTCACCAAGGCTGCGTAA
- a CDS encoding SDR family oxidoreductase → MRLKDKVAIVTGGAQGFGLGIVEAFAKEGARIAVLDLNEEGAKAAAKPFGRKAFGMKCDVSKAKDLQRAVAKTIERFGKVDILVNNAGTSHRNRPMLEVDEATFDRVFDVNVKSIFHFAHAVIPPMRQNGGGVIVNVGSTAGIRPRPGLAWYNASKGAVNLLTKSMAVELAPDGIRVCALAPVAGDTPLLGTFMGEDTPEMRKKFVASIPMGRLSTPKDIADAALFLAADPGHFLTGVVLEVDGGRCI, encoded by the coding sequence ATGCGTCTGAAGGACAAGGTCGCCATCGTCACCGGCGGCGCGCAGGGCTTCGGCCTCGGCATCGTCGAGGCCTTTGCCAAGGAGGGCGCGCGCATCGCCGTCCTCGACCTCAACGAGGAGGGCGCCAAGGCCGCGGCCAAGCCCTTCGGCCGCAAGGCTTTCGGCATGAAGTGCGACGTCTCCAAGGCCAAGGACCTCCAGCGCGCCGTCGCCAAGACCATCGAGCGCTTCGGCAAGGTCGACATCCTCGTCAACAATGCCGGCACCTCCCACCGCAACCGGCCGATGCTGGAGGTGGACGAGGCGACCTTCGACCGCGTCTTCGACGTCAACGTGAAGTCGATCTTCCACTTCGCCCATGCGGTCATCCCGCCGATGCGGCAGAACGGCGGCGGCGTCATCGTCAATGTCGGCTCCACCGCCGGCATCCGCCCCCGCCCGGGCCTTGCTTGGTACAATGCCTCCAAGGGCGCGGTGAACCTGCTCACAAAGTCCATGGCGGTCGAGCTCGCGCCCGATGGCATCCGCGTCTGCGCGCTGGCGCCGGTGGCCGGCGACACGCCGCTCCTCGGCACCTTCATGGGCGAGGACACGCCGGAGATGCGCAAGAAGTTCGTCGCCTCCATTCCCATGGGCCGCCTCTCCACCCCGAAGGACATTGCCGACGCGGCGCTGTTCCTCGCCGCCGATCCCGGTCATTTCCTGACCGGCGTCGTGCTCGAGGTCGACGGCGGACGGTGCATCTGA
- a CDS encoding fumarylacetoacetate hydrolase family protein — translation MTVTLAAVSTLPADGTAGTLVGRVFRPGLGPSVVAVRDGGVFDVTAAFATTSDLFDRPDPAAALAAVPGERIGDLSTVLAHTPPEARDAGKPFLLSPIDLQAVKAAGVTFAISMVERVIEEQAKGVPERAAAIRAEIGEIIGGELKGLKPGSPEAAALKKHLQERGLWSQYLEVGIGPDAEIFTKAPVLSSVGTGADVGLHPISTWNNPEPEVVLVISSSGRIVGATLGNDVNLRDVEGRSALLLGKAKDNNASAALGPFVRLFDANFGIDAVRAMKVSLTVTGEDGFVLDGRSDMAAISRDVEDLARQAIGPHHQYPDGLVLYCGTLFAPIQDRGDKGKGFTHKLGDIVTIASPELGSLTNRVRLSTQCAPWTDGIRSLMASLAARRG, via the coding sequence ATGACCGTCACGCTCGCCGCCGTCAGCACCCTTCCCGCCGACGGCACGGCGGGCACCCTCGTAGGCCGGGTCTTCAGGCCCGGCCTCGGCCCCTCGGTCGTCGCGGTCCGCGACGGCGGCGTCTTCGACGTCACCGCCGCCTTCGCTACGACATCGGACCTCTTCGACCGGCCCGACCCGGCGGCAGCCCTGGCAGCTGTGCCGGGCGAGCGGATCGGTGACCTCTCCACGGTCCTCGCTCACACCCCGCCCGAGGCGCGCGACGCCGGAAAGCCCTTCCTGCTCTCGCCGATCGACCTCCAGGCTGTGAAGGCGGCGGGCGTGACCTTCGCCATCTCCATGGTGGAGCGCGTCATCGAGGAACAGGCCAAGGGCGTGCCCGAGCGGGCCGCGGCCATCCGCGCCGAGATCGGCGAGATCATCGGCGGCGAACTCAAGGGACTGAAGCCCGGCTCGCCAGAGGCCGCCGCGCTCAAGAAGCACCTGCAGGAGCGCGGGCTCTGGTCACAGTACCTCGAGGTCGGCATCGGGCCGGACGCCGAGATCTTCACCAAGGCCCCGGTCCTCTCGTCGGTCGGCACCGGCGCCGATGTCGGCCTCCACCCCATCTCCACCTGGAATAACCCGGAGCCGGAGGTGGTGCTGGTCATCTCGTCGAGCGGCCGGATCGTCGGCGCCACGCTCGGCAATGACGTCAATCTGCGCGATGTCGAGGGCCGGTCGGCGCTGCTCCTCGGCAAGGCCAAGGACAACAATGCCTCGGCTGCGCTCGGCCCCTTCGTCCGCCTGTTCGACGCCAACTTCGGCATCGACGCGGTGCGGGCCATGAAGGTGTCGTTGACCGTCACCGGCGAGGATGGCTTCGTTCTCGACGGCCGCAGCGACATGGCGGCGATCTCGCGCGACGTCGAGGACCTGGCCCGCCAGGCCATCGGCCCGCACCACCAGTATCCCGACGGGCTCGTGCTCTATTGCGGCACGCTCTTCGCGCCGATCCAGGATCGCGGCGACAAGGGCAAGGGCTTCACCCACAAGCTCGGCGACATCGTCACCATCGCCAGCCCGGAACTCGGCAGCCTGACCAACCGCGTCAGGCTGTCGACGCAATGCGCGCCCTGGACGGACGGCATCCGCTCGCTGATGGCGAGCCTCGCCGCGCGGCGAGGCTGA
- a CDS encoding outer membrane protein — translation MKNLLLATTALVAFAGGAQAADLGAPRSPVAAAVVAPAFNWTGFYVGAQFGYGWGAATQPWTAVVVNPVAFPNFQANARQSGLLGGVHVGYNWQINSLVLGVVADVEASGINGNDGGSGGDVNGVRHRWNASLRGRVGFAVDQALIYATGGFAYMNAQGTQTSRAPNEFIGFNTTGWTAGAGVEYAFTPNLTARVEYRYTDYSAKTVIFPVSGYSERIRPQIHAVRLGVSYLFSTGPSAVVARY, via the coding sequence ATGAAGAACCTGCTCCTCGCCACCACGGCGCTCGTGGCCTTCGCCGGTGGCGCCCAGGCCGCTGATCTCGGCGCGCCGCGCTCGCCCGTCGCCGCGGCTGTCGTGGCCCCGGCCTTCAACTGGACCGGCTTCTATGTTGGTGCACAGTTCGGGTACGGTTGGGGCGCAGCAACCCAGCCGTGGACTGCCGTCGTCGTCAATCCGGTCGCCTTCCCGAATTTCCAGGCCAATGCTCGTCAGTCCGGTCTGCTGGGCGGCGTTCACGTCGGCTACAATTGGCAGATCAACAGCCTTGTTCTTGGCGTTGTGGCCGATGTGGAAGCTTCCGGCATCAACGGCAATGACGGGGGATCGGGCGGCGACGTTAATGGAGTGCGCCATCGCTGGAATGCCTCGCTGCGAGGCCGCGTCGGTTTCGCCGTTGACCAGGCGCTGATCTACGCCACCGGTGGCTTCGCCTATATGAACGCGCAGGGTACCCAGACCTCGCGCGCGCCGAATGAGTTCATCGGCTTCAACACGACGGGATGGACCGCGGGCGCAGGCGTCGAATATGCCTTCACGCCAAACCTGACCGCCCGCGTTGAGTATCGTTACACGGACTACAGCGCCAAGACAGTGATTTTCCCGGTTTCGGGCTACTCGGAGCGTATTCGACCGCAGATCCATGCCGTCCGACTCGGGGTGAGCTACCTCTTCTCGACCGGCCCCTCGGCCGTCGTCGCGCGTTACTGA
- a CDS encoding YodC family protein: MTFRAGDIVTLKSGGQALTVAAIHDEDATCIWLGEEGDLFREQIPLVALEAILDPEDEEEGDEEDGQSEDEESDDEE, from the coding sequence ATGACCTTTCGTGCCGGCGACATCGTCACCCTGAAATCGGGCGGCCAGGCCCTCACCGTCGCGGCGATCCACGACGAGGACGCCACCTGCATCTGGCTCGGCGAGGAAGGCGACCTGTTCCGCGAGCAGATCCCGCTCGTCGCCCTCGAGGCGATCCTCGACCCCGAAGACGAGGAAGAAGGGGACGAGGAAGACGGCCAGTCGGAGGACGAGGAATCCGACGACGAGGAGTAA
- a CDS encoding CCA tRNA nucleotidyltransferase, with the protein MSEAGALPPLPAWFGEGPVRRLLDVIGVAGDEARPVGGAVRNWLLGLDPGDVDIATTAEPGVVAARCREAGFKVVPTGIAHGTVTVVVEGTGFEVTTLREDVATDGRHAVVRFGRDWRSDAARRDFTFNAMSLTAEGALFDPFGGRADLARGIVRFIGEAVARVREDRLRILRLFRFHATYGAGALDGEARAAAIAERAGVADLSRERVRAELMKLLVAPRAAEGAQAMADCGLLDRILGGVPMAATVQRLAAIEASLGLAADPVRRMAALAVLTREDAIRLRERLALSNAEFRRLEGIGHGWRQPDPAAGAIAAKALLAATGPRGYGDRAMVGFARSGAPADDAAWLQLLTLPDRWKAPSLPVSGDDLMRRGVAAGPAVGRVLSAVRERWIAADFPTDRASVEAITAAALAADCG; encoded by the coding sequence ATGAGCGAGGCCGGGGCGCTGCCGCCGCTGCCCGCATGGTTCGGGGAAGGACCGGTCAGGCGCCTGCTCGACGTGATCGGTGTCGCGGGCGACGAGGCGCGGCCGGTGGGCGGGGCCGTGCGCAACTGGCTCCTCGGGCTCGATCCCGGCGATGTCGACATCGCGACGACGGCGGAACCGGGCGTGGTGGCGGCGCGCTGCCGCGAGGCGGGCTTCAAGGTGGTGCCGACCGGCATCGCCCATGGCACGGTGACGGTGGTGGTGGAGGGCACCGGCTTCGAGGTGACGACGCTGCGCGAGGATGTCGCGACCGACGGGCGGCATGCGGTCGTGCGCTTCGGGCGCGACTGGCGATCCGACGCGGCGCGGCGGGATTTCACCTTCAACGCCATGAGCCTGACGGCCGAGGGGGCGCTTTTCGACCCGTTCGGGGGGAGGGCGGATCTCGCGCGTGGGATCGTGCGGTTCATCGGGGAAGCGGTCGCGCGGGTGCGCGAGGACCGCCTGCGCATCCTCCGGCTGTTCCGGTTCCACGCGACCTATGGCGCGGGCGCGCTGGACGGGGAGGCGCGCGCCGCCGCGATCGCCGAGCGCGCGGGCGTCGCGGACCTGTCGCGCGAGCGCGTGCGCGCGGAACTCATGAAGCTCCTCGTTGCCCCGCGGGCGGCGGAGGGCGCGCAGGCCATGGCCGATTGCGGCCTGCTCGACCGCATCCTCGGAGGCGTGCCGATGGCGGCCACCGTCCAGCGCCTCGCCGCCATCGAGGCAAGCCTCGGCCTTGCCGCCGACCCGGTGCGCCGCATGGCCGCGCTGGCAGTGCTGACGCGCGAGGACGCCATCCGCCTGCGCGAGCGCCTTGCCCTCTCCAATGCCGAGTTCCGCCGCCTTGAGGGCATCGGCCACGGCTGGCGCCAGCCCGATCCGGCCGCCGGCGCCATCGCCGCCAAGGCCCTCTTGGCGGCCACCGGGCCACGCGGCTATGGCGACCGCGCCATGGTGGGCTTCGCCCGGTCCGGCGCCCCTGCCGATGACGCAGCCTGGTTGCAACTGCTGACCCTTCCGGACCGCTGGAAGGCCCCGAGCCTTCCCGTTTCCGGCGACGACCTGATGCGCCGCGGGGTCGCGGCGGGCCCTGCCGTCGGCCGTGTCCTGTCGGCCGTGCGCGAGCGCTGGATCGCCGCTGACTTCCCCACCGATCGGGCGAGTGTCGAGGCGATCACGGCGGCGGCTCTCGCGGCGGACTGCGGCTGA